In Microcoleus sp. FACHB-672, one DNA window encodes the following:
- a CDS encoding helix-turn-helix domain-containing protein has product MNRFSVNQTLRPFTFFLQFILYSGLGVENFLMAGVLKLDITETGEQLKTLLAQQTTARGKERIQALYLLKIGQVKTLKELSVVLGRDTATLYRWFQKYKTEGLEGLLELKKGQGRKPAIPKEAMERLKQRLQKAEKFSNYGEIRSWLKEECGVDASYKVVHEAVRYRLKVKLKAPRNKGFRKKRQQQETLK; this is encoded by the coding sequence GCGTCAACCAAACGCTACGTCCGTTCACTTTTTTTTTGCAATTCATACTGTATAGTGGTCTTGGAGTTGAAAATTTTCTCATGGCAGGGGTTCTCAAGCTCGATATCACCGAGACTGGTGAACAACTCAAAACGCTCCTGGCGCAACAGACAACCGCAAGAGGCAAAGAAAGAATTCAAGCCTTGTATTTACTCAAAATTGGCCAGGTCAAGACCCTCAAAGAGCTATCCGTGGTTTTGGGTAGAGATACGGCAACCCTTTATCGCTGGTTTCAAAAGTACAAAACAGAGGGATTAGAAGGGCTGTTAGAACTCAAAAAAGGTCAAGGCAGAAAGCCGGCTATTCCCAAAGAAGCAATGGAACGATTGAAACAACGGCTGCAAAAGGCAGAGAAATTCAGTAACTACGGAGAGATCCGCAGTTGGCTGAAAGAAGAGTGCGGTGTCGATGCATCTTACAAGGTCGTTCATGAAGCAGTTAGGTACAGACTAAAAGTGAAATTGAAAGCGCCTAGAAACAAGGGCTTCAGAAAAAAGCGTCAGCAGCAGGAAACCTTAAAGTGA